One genomic region from Amycolatopsis sp. FBCC-B4732 encodes:
- a CDS encoding ABC transporter permease: protein MNTFAKITTTETKLFLRSPFMAVAGVLLPSILLLAIGAIPGMTEPSEKTGGFRFIDAWVPSLIVVSLAMLALQSIPAAVTAYREQGVLRRLATTPVHPANLLGAQLLIHVVVALAGIALVLGLGNAVYDVPLPKHPLSFALTLLLGVVSMFALGLVAAAVARTSKAANGVAMVAFLPTMFFGGVYLPRPLLPEVVRRIGDYVPPGSQPLQDAWVGTGVQPLQLVVLAAFAVAGTALAAKLFRWE from the coding sequence GTGAACACCTTCGCCAAGATCACCACCACCGAAACGAAACTCTTCCTCCGCTCGCCGTTCATGGCGGTCGCCGGCGTCCTGCTGCCGTCGATCCTGCTGCTCGCGATCGGCGCCATCCCCGGCATGACCGAACCCAGCGAGAAGACCGGCGGGTTCCGGTTCATCGACGCTTGGGTGCCGTCGCTGATCGTCGTGAGCCTCGCGATGCTCGCGCTGCAGTCGATCCCCGCCGCGGTCACCGCCTACCGCGAGCAAGGGGTGCTGCGCCGGCTGGCCACGACGCCGGTGCACCCGGCGAACCTGCTGGGCGCGCAGCTGCTCATCCACGTCGTGGTCGCGCTGGCGGGCATCGCGCTGGTGCTGGGGCTGGGCAACGCCGTCTACGACGTCCCGCTGCCGAAGCACCCGCTCTCGTTCGCGCTGACGCTGCTGCTCGGCGTCGTCTCGATGTTCGCGCTGGGCCTGGTCGCGGCCGCGGTCGCCCGCACTTCGAAGGCCGCGAACGGCGTCGCGATGGTCGCGTTCCTGCCGACGATGTTCTTCGGCGGCGTGTACCTGCCGCGGCCGCTGCTGCCGGAGGTCGTCCGCCGGATCGGCGACTACGTGCCGCCGGGTTCGCAGCCGCTGCAGGACGCCTGGGTCGGCACCGGGGTGCAGCCGCTGCAGCTGGTCGTGCTCGCCGCCTTCGCGGTGGCCGGGACGGCGCTGGCGGCGAAGCTCTTCCGCTGGGAGTGA
- a CDS encoding SCO5389 family protein: protein MSLDVSPALLEKAERGEVTDAEFVTCVKESLPYAWEVITGVIADAEGAADGFADNETPPPSEVARGQLLRALASDAIRGGLERHFGVKLAFQNCHRVAVFKKTEVDGDRYRAFVSPRGQLLNQSPELRDC, encoded by the coding sequence ATGTCCCTGGACGTGTCACCCGCGCTGCTGGAGAAGGCCGAGCGCGGGGAGGTCACCGACGCCGAGTTCGTCACCTGCGTCAAGGAATCCCTGCCGTACGCCTGGGAAGTCATCACCGGCGTCATCGCCGACGCCGAGGGCGCCGCGGACGGCTTCGCCGACAACGAGACGCCCCCGCCGAGCGAGGTCGCCCGCGGGCAGCTGCTGCGGGCGCTGGCCTCGGACGCGATCCGCGGCGGCCTCGAGCGGCACTTCGGCGTCAAGCTCGCGTTCCAGAACTGCCACCGGGTCGCCGTGTTCAAGAAGACCGAAGTGGATGGTGACCGCTACCGCGCGTTCGTCTCGCCACGCGGCCAGCTGCTCAACCAGAGCCCGGAACTGCGGGACTGCTAG
- a CDS encoding LLM class flavin-dependent oxidoreductase — protein sequence MRFGVFLVSGRFPGQRDSDVLRRSVRAAELAEEAGFDDVWFAEHHFVPYGVCPSAITLAAHVLGRTSRIGVGTAVSVLSTTHPVALAEQWALLDAVSGGRLRLGVGRGGPWQDLEVFGTGLDRYETGFEETLDVFLRATTGRAHAGGRHFAFREVPVVPSPERRPDVVVACGGPKSDAVRQAADRNLPLLLGLHADDEEKAATVAAYGKPADHVSTVLCQVGDEAVVREALPAWLKDGLGAHVTVDGRPGPSRDPREYTERLCAIHPVGTADHCVRTLGTSLRRTGVSHVLMLVEASGTPEGTYANITRIGTEVLPALRASSPAVPGSG from the coding sequence TTGAGGTTCGGGGTCTTCCTGGTCAGCGGCCGGTTCCCCGGGCAACGCGACTCCGACGTCCTGCGCCGGTCGGTCCGCGCGGCCGAGCTGGCCGAAGAAGCCGGCTTCGACGACGTCTGGTTCGCCGAGCACCACTTCGTGCCCTACGGCGTCTGCCCGTCCGCCATCACGCTGGCCGCGCACGTGCTCGGGCGGACGTCGCGGATCGGCGTCGGGACCGCGGTGAGCGTCCTGTCGACGACGCACCCGGTGGCGCTGGCCGAGCAGTGGGCCCTGCTCGACGCCGTCTCCGGCGGCCGGCTGCGGCTCGGTGTCGGGCGCGGTGGCCCCTGGCAGGACCTCGAAGTCTTCGGCACCGGGCTGGACCGCTACGAGACCGGCTTCGAGGAGACCCTCGACGTCTTCCTCCGCGCCACCACCGGCCGGGCGCACGCCGGGGGCCGGCACTTCGCGTTCCGGGAGGTGCCCGTCGTGCCGTCGCCGGAGCGGCGGCCGGACGTCGTCGTGGCCTGCGGCGGGCCGAAGTCGGACGCCGTGCGCCAGGCCGCGGACCGGAACCTGCCGCTGCTGCTCGGGCTGCACGCCGACGACGAGGAGAAGGCGGCCACCGTCGCGGCCTACGGGAAGCCGGCGGACCACGTCTCGACCGTGCTCTGCCAGGTCGGCGACGAAGCCGTCGTCCGCGAAGCGCTCCCCGCGTGGCTGAAGGACGGTTTGGGGGCGCACGTCACGGTCGACGGGCGGCCGGGGCCGTCGCGGGACCCGCGGGAGTACACCGAACGGCTCTGCGCGATCCACCCCGTGGGGACCGCGGACCACTGCGTGCGGACCCTGGGAACGAGCCTCCGGCGCACCGGCGTCTCCCACGTGCTGATGCTCGTGGAAGCGTCGGGTACGCCGGAGGGGACCTACGCGAACATCACGCGGATCGGCACCGAGGTGCTGCCCGCGCTGCGGGCTAGCAGTCCCGCAGTTCCGGGCTCTGGTTGA
- a CDS encoding class E sortase, with the protein MREGPDDDRRRHPGQRPVPPRRPATPPRGQVPPRPPQRGPQGQQPPRRSPAPAPRRYASPPPAGANEETIVFAPVGKGGAATKEKPAPAPLGKGGVAIRTAGEVLITLGLVVLLFMVYELYVTDLFSAGKQSEASDQLDGEWAHDRTLHPELIDGKAFARIHIPTFGVDYNFTIQEGTDETALEVGPGHYKGTSLPGEPGNFAVAGHRVGKGAPFNDLDNLSSCDQIVIETSTDFYIYKVLPYDDEIENWAGTKGADPKCKGVSTLRDPNAEDGGAYSETFGRKVVLPSQGTAVNPVPYKDAETLPKAQQAALLTLTTCHPQFSARERLIITSVLTQQVPKNQVKDYGDLLSKIGEA; encoded by the coding sequence ATGCGCGAAGGACCGGATGACGACCGGCGCAGACACCCAGGACAGCGGCCGGTGCCGCCGCGTCGTCCGGCCACGCCCCCTCGCGGCCAGGTGCCGCCCCGGCCGCCCCAGCGCGGGCCGCAGGGGCAGCAGCCGCCCCGGCGTTCGCCCGCCCCGGCGCCCCGCCGGTACGCGAGCCCGCCGCCGGCGGGTGCGAACGAGGAGACCATCGTCTTCGCCCCGGTCGGGAAGGGCGGCGCCGCGACCAAGGAGAAGCCCGCCCCGGCCCCGCTGGGCAAGGGCGGCGTCGCGATCCGGACGGCCGGCGAAGTCCTCATCACGCTGGGCCTGGTCGTGCTGCTGTTCATGGTCTACGAGCTGTACGTGACCGACCTGTTCTCGGCGGGCAAGCAGTCCGAGGCGAGCGACCAGCTCGACGGCGAGTGGGCGCACGACCGGACGCTGCACCCCGAGCTGATCGACGGCAAGGCGTTCGCCCGGATCCACATCCCGACGTTCGGCGTCGACTACAACTTCACCATTCAGGAAGGCACCGACGAGACCGCGCTCGAGGTCGGCCCGGGCCACTACAAGGGCACGTCGCTGCCCGGCGAGCCCGGCAACTTCGCCGTGGCCGGCCACCGCGTCGGCAAGGGCGCCCCGTTCAACGACCTGGACAACCTCTCGTCTTGTGACCAGATCGTGATCGAGACCTCGACCGACTTCTACATCTACAAGGTCCTGCCCTACGACGACGAGATCGAGAACTGGGCGGGCACCAAGGGCGCCGACCCGAAGTGCAAGGGCGTCTCGACGCTGCGCGACCCGAACGCCGAAGACGGCGGGGCGTACAGCGAGACGTTCGGCCGCAAGGTCGTGCTGCCCAGCCAGGGCACCGCGGTGAACCCGGTCCCGTACAAGGACGCCGAGACGCTCCCGAAGGCCCAGCAGGCGGCGCTGCTCACGCTCACGACGTGCCACCCGCAGTTCTCCGCCCGCGAGCGGCTCATCATCACGTCGGTGCTGACCCAGCAGGTGCCGAAGAACCAGGTCAAGGACTACGGCGACCTGCTTTCGAAGATCGGGGAGGCCTGA
- the crgA gene encoding cell division protein CrgA: MPKSKVRKKTAYTPPADRRTPVKVRAAGPTGLAWKIPMFGLMLVGLVWLLVNYIAGDKISWMADLGNWNFAGGFALMIAGLLMTMRWR; this comes from the coding sequence ATGCCCAAGTCCAAGGTCCGCAAGAAGACCGCTTACACCCCGCCTGCCGACCGGCGCACGCCGGTGAAGGTGCGGGCCGCCGGCCCGACCGGCCTCGCCTGGAAGATCCCCATGTTCGGGCTGATGCTCGTGGGCCTGGTGTGGCTGCTGGTGAACTACATCGCCGGTGACAAGATTTCCTGGATGGCCGATCTGGGCAACTGGAACTTCGCCGGCGGTTTCGCGCTGATGATCGCGGGTCTGCTGATGACCATGCGCTGGCGTTGA
- a CDS encoding PH domain-containing protein — protein MVSAWAVTALLLAGVVFDALSGDRGGLVLFALAAVAVGAFATHATLVRPRLAADAEGLVARTLGGTHRLPWAQTRTRLRTTRRLGRDGVTLELEHDEQLYVFGWLDLGEDPRDVLDVLSTLRARG, from the coding sequence GTGGTATCGGCTTGGGCGGTCACGGCACTGCTGCTGGCCGGCGTGGTGTTCGACGCGCTGTCGGGCGACCGCGGTGGGCTGGTGCTGTTCGCGCTGGCGGCCGTGGCCGTCGGCGCGTTCGCGACCCACGCCACGCTCGTCCGGCCGCGGCTGGCGGCCGATGCCGAGGGCCTGGTGGCCCGCACGCTGGGTGGCACGCACCGGCTGCCGTGGGCGCAGACCCGCACCCGGCTGCGCACCACGCGCCGGCTGGGCCGTGACGGCGTCACCCTCGAGCTCGAGCACGACGAGCAGCTCTACGTCTTCGGGTGGCTGGACCTCGGCGAGGACCCGCGGGACGTCCTGGACGTCCTCAGCACGCTGCGTGCGCGCGGCTAG
- a CDS encoding rhomboid family intramembrane serine protease, with amino-acid sequence MHAGGQQQRRQHREHQEAGFGQRTVFGARLSKSVLVTQVILAVNVLVYLFTAFQAQSLNDNDTSAVFQRGSLYVAATLGNDEWWRVLTNGFLHYGLIHIAVNSFSLWMMGRALEQVCGRGRYLALYFTSMLGASAAVLIFDQNGPPTVGASGALFGLMGAYAVLVLKLRLNPTGLIITLALNAFITFGIPGISIWAHVGGLVTGAVVTVALLYAPQEGQARWQAIGIAIIVVAIVGLLAYQATRFGTATCGFLPYRGVQTYVCAA; translated from the coding sequence GTGCACGCCGGGGGCCAGCAGCAGCGCCGTCAGCACCGCGAACACCAGGAAGCCGGCTTCGGCCAGCGGACGGTCTTCGGTGCGCGCCTGTCGAAGTCCGTGCTCGTCACCCAGGTCATCCTCGCGGTCAACGTCCTGGTCTACCTCTTCACGGCGTTCCAGGCGCAGAGCCTCAACGACAACGACACCTCGGCCGTCTTCCAGCGCGGCAGCCTCTACGTCGCCGCGACCCTGGGCAACGACGAGTGGTGGCGGGTCCTGACCAACGGGTTCCTGCACTACGGGCTCATCCACATCGCGGTCAACTCGTTCTCGCTGTGGATGATGGGCCGGGCCCTGGAGCAGGTGTGCGGCCGCGGCCGCTACCTCGCCCTCTACTTCACCTCGATGCTCGGCGCGTCCGCCGCCGTCCTGATCTTCGACCAGAACGGTCCGCCGACGGTCGGCGCGTCCGGCGCGCTGTTCGGCCTGATGGGCGCCTACGCGGTGCTCGTGCTGAAGCTGCGGCTGAACCCGACCGGGCTGATCATCACCCTCGCCCTGAACGCCTTCATCACGTTCGGCATCCCGGGCATCTCGATCTGGGCCCACGTCGGCGGCCTGGTGACCGGGGCGGTGGTCACCGTCGCGCTGCTCTACGCCCCGCAGGAGGGCCAGGCGCGCTGGCAGGCCATCGGCATCGCGATCATCGTGGTCGCCATCGTCGGCCTGCTGGCCTACCAAGCCACCCGGTTCGGGACGGCGACCTGCGGTTTCCTCCCGTACCGCGGCGTCCAGACCTACGTCTGCGCGGCCTAG
- a CDS encoding peptidylprolyl isomerase, translating to MSLVKATLHTNQGDIHLNLLPDHAPKTVANFVGLAEGTKEYTQPNAAGTNSGPFYDGSIFHRVIDGFMLQGGDPTGTGRGGPGYKFGDEFHPELQFSKPYLLAMANAGPGTNGSQFFITVAPTAHLNFRHTIFGEVADQESRNVVDAIARTATGPADRPLTDVVIEKVTVEH from the coding sequence ATGAGTCTCGTGAAAGCTACGCTGCACACCAACCAGGGTGACATCCACCTGAACCTGCTCCCCGACCACGCGCCGAAGACGGTCGCGAACTTCGTCGGGCTCGCGGAAGGCACCAAGGAGTACACCCAGCCCAACGCGGCGGGCACGAACTCCGGGCCCTTCTACGACGGTTCGATCTTCCACCGGGTCATCGACGGCTTCATGCTGCAGGGCGGCGACCCGACCGGCACCGGCCGCGGCGGCCCCGGCTACAAGTTCGGCGACGAGTTCCACCCGGAGCTGCAGTTCAGCAAGCCGTACCTGCTGGCCATGGCGAACGCCGGGCCGGGCACCAACGGCTCGCAGTTCTTCATCACCGTGGCGCCGACCGCCCACCTGAACTTCCGCCACACGATCTTCGGCGAGGTGGCCGACCAGGAGTCGCGCAACGTCGTCGACGCGATCGCGCGCACCGCGACCGGCCCGGCGGACCGCCCGCTGACCGACGTCGTGATCGAGAAGGTCACCGTCGAGCACTGA
- a CDS encoding DUF6918 family protein, which produces MADTLKEILLDSSRRPAVVTDFETLVDAEVSDKGGVSGAVVKTGFAAVKKIKPGIIPSAVDTLLPDFVVALEPFYGDYRAKGGNDFGAYLTSRSDEASDALLSVTDSRAERSSRDSIKKVYGKLRPNGKKNVEEALPRLGALVDKHAANA; this is translated from the coding sequence GTGGCTGACACCCTCAAGGAAATCCTGCTCGACTCCAGCCGTCGCCCGGCGGTCGTGACCGACTTCGAGACCCTCGTCGACGCCGAGGTCTCGGACAAGGGCGGCGTTTCGGGTGCCGTTGTGAAGACCGGCTTCGCGGCCGTCAAGAAGATCAAGCCGGGCATCATCCCCTCGGCCGTCGACACCCTGCTCCCCGACTTCGTGGTCGCGCTCGAGCCGTTCTACGGCGACTACCGCGCCAAGGGTGGCAACGACTTCGGCGCCTACCTGACCAGCCGCTCGGACGAGGCTTCCGACGCGCTGCTGAGCGTCACCGACTCGCGCGCGGAGCGCAGCAGCCGTGACAGCATCAAGAAGGTCTACGGCAAGCTGCGCCCGAACGGCAAGAAGAACGTCGAGGAGGCGCTGCCGCGGCTCGGCGCGCTGGTCGACAAGCACGCCGCCAACGCGTGA